From a single Streptomyces liliifuscus genomic region:
- a CDS encoding fasciclin domain-containing protein — MNTRIRRVAVAVAAAAVLPLALTACSDDSSDSAKSDSSSKASASAADEGMDSPGAASTTDEPFGPACSSVPADGTGSFDGMAKDPVATAASNNPALSTLVTAVKKAGLVDTLNNAQNITVFAPTNDAFAKIPKADLDKVLNDKAQLTKILTYHVVGQKLAPKDLENGSFDTLEKSKLTTSGSDESYTVNDSAKVVCGNVKTANANVYIIDSVLMPSS; from the coding sequence ATGAACACCCGTATCCGTCGTGTCGCCGTGGCCGTGGCCGCAGCCGCCGTCCTCCCCCTCGCCCTGACCGCCTGTTCCGACGACAGCAGCGACTCCGCGAAGTCGGACTCCTCCAGCAAGGCGTCGGCGTCGGCGGCCGACGAAGGCATGGACAGCCCCGGTGCTGCCTCCACGACGGACGAGCCGTTCGGCCCGGCCTGCTCGTCGGTGCCGGCCGACGGTACCGGTTCCTTCGACGGCATGGCCAAGGACCCCGTGGCCACCGCCGCCTCCAACAACCCGGCCCTGTCCACACTCGTGACGGCAGTCAAGAAGGCCGGCCTGGTCGACACCCTCAACAACGCCCAGAACATCACCGTGTTCGCACCGACCAACGACGCCTTCGCAAAGATCCCCAAGGCCGACCTCGACAAGGTGCTCAACGACAAGGCACAACTGACGAAGATCCTCACCTACCACGTGGTGGGCCAGAAACTCGCCCCCAAGGACCTCGAGAACGGTTCCTTCGACACACTGGAGAAGTCGAAGCTCACCACATCCGGCTCCGACGAGTCCTACACCGTCAACGACTCCGCCAAGGTCGTCTGCGGCAACGTCAAGACCGCCAACGCCAACGTCTACATCATCGACAGCGTCCTGATGCCCAGCAGCTGA
- a CDS encoding Asp23/Gls24 family envelope stress response protein: MHDDEQLLCGRLLSEVWDAWERQVDDPHRHECPHCRQAVLGLDELETAVRDLRDEAADTEGYDASTLTRRVMDVVRLELRPGRPLPLGEPAEDLWIMEAVAARVLRAAAETVPGVRAGSCRLLPDPEGGAGPVEVRLEIHAPADACLPDLADQVRGRVQEAADRELGMGTAAVDIRITDLVDTPPDGQEGSTP, from the coding sequence GTGCACGACGACGAGCAGTTGCTCTGCGGGCGACTGCTGTCCGAGGTCTGGGACGCGTGGGAACGACAGGTGGACGACCCGCACCGACACGAGTGCCCGCACTGCCGGCAGGCGGTACTTGGTCTCGACGAGCTAGAGACGGCCGTGCGTGATCTGCGTGACGAGGCCGCGGACACAGAAGGCTACGACGCGTCGACGCTGACCCGCCGGGTGATGGATGTCGTGCGCCTCGAACTGCGTCCCGGCCGTCCGTTGCCGCTGGGGGAGCCGGCCGAGGACCTTTGGATCATGGAGGCGGTCGCGGCCCGCGTGCTGCGTGCGGCAGCCGAGACGGTGCCTGGCGTGCGGGCCGGCTCCTGTCGGCTGCTGCCCGACCCCGAGGGGGGTGCCGGTCCGGTTGAGGTGCGCCTCGAGATCCACGCACCGGCCGACGCCTGCCTTCCGGACCTCGCCGACCAGGTTCGCGGGCGAGTGCAGGAGGCGGCCGACCGCGAGCTCGGCATGGGCACAGCGGCCGTGGACATCCGTATCACCGATCTCGTCGACACACCGCCCGACGGCCAGGAAGGCTCCACCCCATGA
- a CDS encoding sulfite oxidase produces the protein MTDDEKKPRIPRNWLRLILGSFSGALAGFAALAVAELVSAWVRPQSGPVIAVGGAAIDRTPAGVKDWAIRNFGTNDKLVLQLGILAVLALFALALGLVALRYRRTGAAGVLVFGIVGAAAATSRPDSTGLTDALPSAVGAAVGAVVLFLLVGHLTLPTSKPSPSSSEEGDSVRAAGWDRRGFVIAATAAAAASAGAGALGRSLTGSRGQDAITSRRNVALPTPASPAPSVPKGAQLRIPGISAFTTPNNDFYRVDTALVVPKVNATTWQLRIHGKGVTRPVTLSFDDLLQRELIERDITLTCVSNEVGGPYVGNARWIGVRLADLLAECGVKPPSRGGPADQLVARSVDGMTIGSPVDDVMDGRDALLAVGMNGQPLPFEHGFPVRMLVPGLYGYVSACKWIKDIELTTFDAYDSYWVKRKWARKAPIKTQSRIDTPKPFARPEAGTVMVGGVAWAQHRGIDKVEIRVDDGPWQEARLAAEDSRDTWRQWSFPWQASKGGHTLTVRATDRTGAVQTEKRARTIPDGASGRHSVVVTVG, from the coding sequence GTGACAGACGACGAGAAGAAGCCGCGAATTCCCCGCAACTGGCTGCGGCTGATTCTGGGGTCATTCAGTGGCGCTCTCGCGGGATTCGCGGCACTCGCTGTCGCCGAACTCGTGTCGGCATGGGTGCGCCCGCAGTCCGGTCCCGTCATCGCGGTCGGGGGCGCGGCGATCGACCGTACGCCCGCCGGTGTGAAGGACTGGGCGATCCGGAATTTCGGCACCAACGACAAGCTGGTTCTTCAGCTGGGGATCCTCGCCGTACTGGCCCTGTTCGCACTGGCGTTGGGACTTGTCGCGCTGCGGTACCGGCGAACCGGGGCGGCAGGCGTCCTGGTGTTCGGGATCGTCGGGGCTGCCGCGGCCACCAGCCGGCCCGACTCGACCGGTCTCACCGACGCGCTGCCCTCGGCCGTGGGCGCGGCCGTCGGAGCCGTGGTCCTGTTCCTGCTCGTCGGCCACCTCACGCTTCCCACCTCCAAGCCGAGTCCGAGCAGCAGTGAGGAGGGGGACTCGGTCCGCGCTGCCGGGTGGGACCGTCGCGGTTTCGTCATCGCCGCGACCGCTGCTGCCGCCGCGTCAGCCGGGGCCGGCGCACTGGGAAGGTCCCTGACCGGTTCACGCGGTCAGGACGCGATCACCTCGCGCAGGAACGTCGCCCTGCCGACCCCTGCCTCTCCCGCTCCCTCCGTACCCAAGGGGGCCCAGCTCCGGATCCCCGGAATCAGTGCCTTCACTACGCCGAACAACGACTTCTACCGCGTGGACACCGCGCTCGTGGTGCCCAAGGTGAACGCCACGACCTGGCAACTGCGCATCCACGGAAAGGGAGTCACCCGGCCGGTCACTCTCTCCTTCGACGACCTGCTCCAACGGGAGCTGATCGAGCGCGACATCACCCTCACATGCGTGTCCAACGAGGTCGGCGGTCCCTACGTGGGCAACGCCCGCTGGATCGGCGTACGCCTTGCGGACCTGCTCGCCGAGTGCGGGGTGAAGCCTCCTTCCCGGGGCGGCCCGGCCGACCAGTTGGTGGCCCGCTCGGTGGACGGCATGACGATCGGCAGCCCGGTCGACGACGTCATGGACGGTCGCGACGCCCTCCTCGCCGTCGGAATGAACGGACAGCCCCTCCCCTTCGAGCACGGCTTCCCGGTCCGCATGCTCGTGCCCGGCCTCTACGGCTATGTCTCGGCCTGCAAATGGATCAAGGACATCGAACTCACCACGTTCGACGCCTACGACTCCTACTGGGTCAAACGCAAATGGGCCCGCAAGGCGCCGATCAAGACCCAGTCCCGGATCGACACGCCCAAGCCGTTCGCCCGCCCCGAGGCCGGCACGGTCATGGTCGGCGGAGTCGCCTGGGCGCAGCACCGCGGCATCGACAAGGTCGAGATCCGCGTCGACGACGGCCCCTGGCAGGAGGCCCGGCTCGCGGCCGAGGACTCGCGTGACACCTGGCGCCAGTGGTCCTTTCCCTGGCAGGCGAGCAAGGGCGGCCACACCCTCACGGTGCGCGCCACCGACCGCACCGGCGCCGTCCAGACCGAGAAGCGTGCCCGCACCATCCCCGACGGGGCGAGCGGCCGGCACTCGGTCGTCGTCACCGTCGGATAA
- a CDS encoding isoprenylcysteine carboxyl methyltransferase family protein, with translation MIWYGLLVAAVAGERVAELVVARRNERWSTARGATESGQGHYPAMVALHTGLLIACPAEVWLADRPFVPALAWPMLAVLVASQALRWWCIHTLGARWNTRVIVVPGLPLVTDGPYRRRWLRHPNYVAVVAEGVALPLVHTAWVTAVAFTVLNAALLTVRIRCENRALAVATTSTTPAPA, from the coding sequence ATGATCTGGTACGGACTGCTGGTGGCGGCAGTCGCCGGCGAGCGCGTCGCCGAACTCGTCGTCGCCCGCCGCAACGAACGGTGGAGCACCGCCCGCGGCGCGACCGAGTCCGGGCAGGGCCACTACCCCGCGATGGTCGCCCTCCACACCGGCCTGCTGATCGCCTGCCCGGCCGAGGTGTGGCTGGCCGACCGCCCCTTCGTACCCGCCCTCGCCTGGCCGATGCTGGCCGTGCTCGTGGCCTCCCAGGCGCTGCGGTGGTGGTGCATCCACACCCTGGGAGCCCGCTGGAACACCCGGGTGATCGTCGTACCCGGCCTGCCACTGGTGACCGACGGCCCTTACCGCCGGCGGTGGCTGCGGCACCCGAACTACGTGGCCGTCGTCGCCGAGGGTGTGGCCCTGCCCCTGGTCCACACCGCGTGGGTCACCGCAGTCGCGTTCACGGTCCTCAACGCCGCCCTGCTCACCGTACGCATCCGCTGCGAGAACCGGGCACTCGCCGTCGCGACCACCTCGACCACGCCCGCCCCGGCGTGA
- a CDS encoding GNAT family N-acetyltransferase has protein sequence MSIRILKGADLLAHTAALRSVYVDAFCAPPWNEDEEKAVEFVARLPVNVGRPGFTAALAFTGQEVTGFATAWTTLDPFPADRCYPQAAAGLGPDRTESWLCGAREIDELAVRPDARGTGMAAGLLDAVTDDAPEGRSWLLTSVQSTHAMSFYRRQGWTQATHPSPDGKGIVVFLGPRHPARALAVQPL, from the coding sequence ATGAGCATCCGGATCCTCAAGGGCGCCGACCTGCTCGCCCACACCGCCGCCCTGCGCTCCGTGTACGTCGACGCCTTCTGTGCCCCGCCGTGGAACGAGGACGAGGAGAAGGCCGTCGAGTTCGTGGCCCGGCTCCCCGTGAACGTGGGGCGGCCGGGTTTCACCGCCGCGCTCGCCTTCACCGGCCAGGAGGTCACCGGCTTCGCCACCGCCTGGACCACCCTCGACCCCTTCCCCGCCGACCGCTGCTATCCCCAGGCGGCCGCCGGCCTCGGGCCCGACCGCACCGAGAGCTGGCTGTGCGGCGCCCGCGAGATCGACGAACTCGCCGTACGCCCCGATGCCCGCGGCACGGGCATGGCCGCCGGCCTCCTCGATGCGGTCACCGACGATGCCCCCGAGGGCCGGTCGTGGCTGCTCACCTCGGTGCAGTCGACGCACGCCATGTCCTTCTACCGCCGCCAGGGCTGGACGCAGGCCACCCATCCCTCCCCCGACGGCAAGGGCATCGTCGTCTTCCTCGGCCCTCGCCACCCCGCCCGGGCGCTCGCCGTCCAGCCCCTGTAG
- a CDS encoding superoxide dismutase: MAVYTLPELPYDYAALEPVINPQIVELHHDKHHAAYVKGANDTLEQLAEARDKESWGSINGLEKNLAFHLSGHILHSIYWHNMTGDGGGEPLEKDGVGELADAIAESFGSFAGFKAQLTKASATTQGSGWGVLAYEPLSGRLIVEQVYDHQGNVGQGSTPILVFDAWEHAFYLQYKNQKVDFIDAMWAVVNWQDVARRYTAAKERGDSLLLTP, encoded by the coding sequence ATGGCGGTTTACACGCTCCCGGAGCTCCCGTACGACTACGCGGCGCTCGAACCGGTCATCAACCCCCAGATCGTCGAGCTGCACCACGACAAGCACCACGCGGCGTACGTGAAGGGCGCGAACGACACCCTGGAGCAGCTCGCGGAGGCGCGGGACAAGGAGTCGTGGGGGTCGATCAACGGGCTGGAGAAGAACCTGGCCTTCCATCTGTCCGGCCACATCCTGCACTCCATCTACTGGCACAACATGACCGGCGACGGCGGCGGCGAGCCGCTGGAGAAGGACGGAGTGGGCGAGCTCGCGGACGCGATCGCCGAGTCCTTCGGGTCGTTCGCGGGTTTCAAGGCCCAGCTGACCAAGGCCTCCGCGACCACCCAGGGTTCGGGCTGGGGCGTCCTCGCGTACGAGCCGCTCAGCGGTCGTCTGATCGTCGAGCAGGTCTACGACCACCAGGGCAACGTCGGCCAGGGCTCGACACCGATCCTGGTCTTCGACGCCTGGGAGCACGCCTTCTACCTCCAGTACAAGAACCAGAAGGTCGACTTCATCGACGCCATGTGGGCCGTCGTCAACTGGCAGGACGTGGCCCGGCGTTACACCGCGGCCAAAGAGCGCGGCGACAGCCTGCTGCTCACGCCGTGA
- a CDS encoding RNA polymerase sigma factor: MAGARRQSAALDTQGEAEDALLAVRAAEGDEDAFAVLVQRHAAALIRLATRLLGTRAEAEDAVQEAFISAWRRLPEFQGRSSFATWTYRIVTNRCLNVLRSRKLEAPLEAAGDVPAPEHAASPARITEGRDAVRELREALDQLSAEQRTCWVLRELDGQSYEFIADAVGISQEAVRARVFRARRCLTQALGAWR; the protein is encoded by the coding sequence GTGGCGGGGGCCCGTAGACAGAGCGCAGCGCTCGATACTCAGGGCGAGGCCGAGGACGCCTTGCTGGCGGTCCGGGCTGCGGAAGGGGACGAGGACGCCTTCGCCGTCCTCGTGCAGCGCCACGCCGCCGCACTGATCCGGCTGGCCACACGCCTGCTCGGAACCCGCGCGGAGGCCGAGGACGCGGTACAGGAGGCCTTCATCAGTGCCTGGCGACGGCTTCCGGAGTTCCAGGGCCGGTCCTCCTTCGCCACCTGGACATACCGGATCGTGACCAACCGCTGCCTGAATGTGCTGCGATCCCGCAAATTGGAGGCGCCCCTGGAGGCGGCGGGGGACGTACCCGCCCCCGAGCACGCGGCCTCTCCGGCCCGTATCACCGAGGGCCGCGACGCGGTCCGCGAACTGCGGGAGGCTCTCGACCAGTTGTCGGCCGAACAACGGACCTGTTGGGTGCTGAGAGAATTGGACGGCCAGTCCTACGAGTTCATCGCGGACGCGGTCGGGATCAGCCAGGAGGCTGTCCGGGCCCGTGTCTTCCGTGCACGACGCTGCCTGACACAAGCACTGGGGGCCTGGCGATGA
- a CDS encoding ester cyclase → MDATELAHGLFRILETGDPALAAEVVHEDFRNREAAVSPTSCALPGPAGVLASSAWMRSAFSDLRFPVLGIAHNDEQVWLRLRMRGRQTGPFVRFRDGALDQAIPPTGRDIDFEQIHVLDLRDGKVVGHEAVRDDMTMLGQLGIFPPSPATALRMLAWRVTGKATRAAADVTTKAAEAAAGPLRESPGQSH, encoded by the coding sequence ATGGACGCCACGGAACTGGCCCACGGGCTCTTCCGCATCCTTGAGACAGGCGACCCGGCACTGGCCGCCGAGGTGGTCCACGAGGACTTCCGCAACCGCGAGGCAGCCGTGTCGCCCACGAGTTGCGCGCTCCCCGGGCCCGCAGGAGTGCTCGCCTCCAGCGCGTGGATGCGCTCCGCCTTCAGCGACCTGCGCTTCCCCGTCCTCGGTATCGCCCACAACGACGAGCAGGTCTGGCTACGGCTTCGTATGCGGGGCCGTCAGACAGGACCCTTCGTCCGCTTCCGGGACGGCGCGCTCGACCAGGCGATACCTCCCACGGGGCGTGACATCGACTTCGAACAGATCCACGTGCTCGACCTCCGCGACGGCAAAGTGGTCGGTCACGAAGCGGTGCGCGACGACATGACCATGCTCGGGCAGCTCGGCATCTTCCCGCCGAGCCCCGCCACCGCGCTGCGCATGCTCGCCTGGCGAGTGACGGGAAAGGCCACGCGCGCCGCCGCGGACGTAACGACGAAGGCCGCCGAGGCAGCGGCCGGCCCGCTGCGGGAGAGCCCGGGGCAGAGCCACTGA
- the tsaD gene encoding tRNA (adenosine(37)-N6)-threonylcarbamoyltransferase complex transferase subunit TsaD, giving the protein MGSPIVLGIESSCDETGAGLVRDGQLLGHVVASSMDEHARFGGVVPEIAARAHVHAVRPVIQRALDDAGLRLADIGAVAVTTGPGLAGALQVGLAGAKGIAYALGVPLYGVHHLAGHVAANTLEHGPLPDPCMVLIVSGGHTSLLLVRDLARDPIVHLGDTLDDAAGECFDKVARVFGLPYPGGPAIDRAARTGDPRAVAFPRPLTGSPDHAYDFSFSGLKTAAARWAEAHAGRELPVGDGAASLQEAVADVLTRKAVAACAEHGVGTLVVVGGVAANSRVRALAEERCLAAGIELRVPPLKLCTDNGAMIAAVGDLLVRAGAEPAPLDLSIDPSAPLEYATLHPAASLAGAAR; this is encoded by the coding sequence ATGGGCTCTCCGATCGTGCTCGGCATCGAGTCGTCCTGCGACGAGACCGGCGCGGGCCTCGTCCGGGACGGGCAGCTGCTGGGCCATGTGGTGGCGTCGAGCATGGACGAGCACGCCCGCTTCGGCGGTGTCGTGCCCGAGATCGCCGCCCGCGCCCATGTGCACGCCGTACGGCCGGTGATCCAGCGGGCGTTGGACGACGCCGGCCTGCGGTTGGCCGACATCGGCGCGGTCGCGGTGACGACCGGTCCGGGCCTCGCGGGGGCGCTCCAGGTGGGACTGGCCGGGGCGAAGGGGATCGCCTACGCACTGGGCGTCCCGCTGTACGGCGTTCACCACCTGGCCGGTCACGTCGCCGCCAACACCCTGGAGCACGGCCCCCTGCCCGACCCCTGCATGGTGCTGATCGTCTCCGGAGGCCACACCTCGCTGCTCCTTGTCCGTGACCTGGCTCGCGATCCGATCGTCCACCTCGGTGACACGCTCGACGACGCGGCCGGTGAGTGCTTCGACAAGGTCGCGCGCGTCTTCGGGCTGCCCTACCCCGGCGGCCCGGCCATCGACCGGGCCGCGCGCACGGGCGATCCGCGCGCCGTCGCCTTCCCGCGCCCGCTGACCGGCTCGCCCGATCACGCGTACGACTTCTCCTTCTCGGGGCTGAAGACGGCCGCCGCGCGTTGGGCGGAGGCTCACGCGGGCAGGGAGTTGCCGGTGGGCGACGGCGCGGCCTCGCTCCAGGAGGCCGTTGCCGACGTGCTGACACGCAAGGCGGTCGCGGCCTGCGCCGAGCACGGCGTGGGCACGCTCGTCGTGGTGGGTGGGGTGGCCGCGAACTCGCGCGTGCGCGCGCTCGCCGAGGAGCGGTGCCTCGCGGCCGGGATCGAGCTGCGCGTGCCGCCGCTGAAGCTGTGCACGGACAACGGCGCGATGATCGCCGCCGTCGGCGACCTCCTCGTACGGGCCGGAGCCGAACCCGCCCCACTGGACCTGTCCATCGACCCGTCGGCTCCACTGGAGTACGCCACTCTGCACCCGGCGGCATCCCTGGCAGGTGCGGCCCGATGA
- a CDS encoding class I SAM-dependent methyltransferase, which yields MDQDERLLHSSSFGAAAVAYAEHRPDYARAAVRWALEPASGPRVLDLGAGTGKLTATLVALGAEVVAVEPDSAMLTELRRSLPAVRALSGGAEAIPLPDASVDAVLAGNALHWFDMAVAGPEIARVLAPGGILAGLWNVMDDGVEWVSGLARVGGSAVIGPRDTPAGWRAETADMHLPKSGEPARFGSPEQAEFPHGQRRTADSLVATLATRAGLLVMPEQEQEATLGRIRAFLASRPETARGEFTLPMRTGVLRVRRL from the coding sequence ATGGATCAGGACGAACGCCTGCTTCATTCCTCGTCGTTCGGCGCGGCGGCGGTCGCCTACGCCGAGCACCGTCCGGACTACGCGCGGGCCGCGGTGCGGTGGGCACTTGAGCCCGCGTCCGGGCCGCGTGTGCTCGACCTCGGCGCCGGAACCGGCAAGTTGACGGCCACGTTGGTCGCGCTGGGTGCCGAAGTCGTTGCGGTCGAGCCCGATTCGGCGATGCTGACCGAGCTGCGCCGCTCGCTGCCTGCTGTCCGCGCCCTGTCGGGTGGCGCGGAGGCGATTCCGTTGCCGGACGCGTCTGTCGATGCCGTGCTGGCCGGCAACGCCTTGCACTGGTTCGACATGGCCGTCGCCGGGCCCGAGATCGCCAGGGTCCTCGCGCCCGGCGGCATCCTGGCAGGTCTGTGGAACGTCATGGACGACGGGGTCGAGTGGGTCTCCGGGCTCGCGCGGGTCGGCGGGAGCGCGGTCATCGGCCCGCGTGACACACCCGCCGGCTGGCGCGCCGAGACGGCAGACATGCACCTGCCGAAGAGTGGCGAACCCGCCCGGTTCGGCTCACCGGAGCAGGCCGAGTTCCCCCACGGGCAGCGCCGTACCGCCGACTCTCTCGTCGCGACTCTCGCGACGCGCGCGGGGTTGCTGGTCATGCCAGAACAGGAACAAGAGGCCACGCTGGGCCGGATCCGCGCGTTCCTCGCGAGCCGACCGGAGACCGCCCGCGGCGAGTTCACTCTCCCGATGCGGACAGGGGTGCTGCGCGTCCGGCGGCTGTGA
- a CDS encoding NAD(P)/FAD-dependent oxidoreductase, translating to MIDVLVAGGGPAGLAAAIHAALAGLEAVVVEPRTSPVDKACGEGVMPGGVAALRALGVDASGRELRGIRYVDGAARAEASFRGRGGLGIRRTTLHSALHQRALDLGVRMLPGKVGAVQQGTDTVTAAGTTARWLIAADGLHSPVRRGLGLELPNRPHGRYGLRRHYRVEPWTDFVEVHWSRHGEAYVTPVGDDLVGVAILSRSRRGYDEHLAAFPALTASLRGTAATEVRGAGPLRQRVRRRTAGRVLLVGDAAGYLDALTGEGVALALATAGAAVRCLAVGRPDAYERAWTRLTRRHRLLTGALLAAGRRPGTARLIVPAASRMPPVFSAAVHALQ from the coding sequence GTGATCGACGTACTGGTGGCCGGCGGCGGACCGGCCGGTCTGGCCGCCGCCATCCACGCGGCGCTCGCCGGCCTGGAGGCCGTCGTCGTCGAACCCCGGACCTCGCCCGTGGACAAGGCCTGCGGAGAAGGCGTCATGCCCGGCGGAGTCGCCGCGCTGCGAGCACTGGGCGTCGACGCCAGTGGCCGCGAGCTGCGGGGCATCCGTTATGTGGACGGCGCCGCCCGCGCCGAAGCGTCCTTCCGCGGCCGGGGCGGGCTGGGGATCCGCCGTACGACTCTGCATTCCGCACTGCACCAGCGCGCGCTCGACCTCGGCGTGCGCATGCTGCCGGGCAAGGTCGGCGCGGTACAGCAGGGCACGGACACGGTCACCGCCGCCGGGACCACGGCCCGTTGGCTGATCGCCGCCGACGGTCTGCACTCCCCGGTGCGCCGCGGCCTGGGGCTGGAACTGCCGAACCGTCCCCACGGGCGCTACGGACTGCGCCGGCACTACCGCGTCGAGCCGTGGACGGACTTCGTGGAGGTCCACTGGTCCCGGCACGGCGAGGCCTATGTGACGCCGGTCGGCGACGACCTGGTGGGCGTCGCGATCCTCAGCCGCAGCCGTCGCGGGTACGACGAGCACCTGGCCGCCTTTCCCGCGCTCACCGCGTCGCTGCGCGGAACGGCCGCGACGGAGGTACGCGGCGCCGGACCACTGCGGCAGCGGGTGCGGCGCAGAACCGCGGGCCGTGTCCTGCTCGTCGGCGACGCCGCGGGGTACCTGGACGCCCTCACCGGCGAGGGCGTCGCGCTCGCCCTGGCGACGGCCGGGGCGGCCGTCCGCTGCCTGGCCGTCGGGCGACCGGACGCGTACGAGCGCGCCTGGACTCGGCTGACCCGGCGCCACCGACTGCTGACGGGAGCCCTGCTGGCCGCCGGCCGCCGCCCCGGGACCGCCCGCCTCATCGTCCCCGCGGCGTCCCGGATGCCACCGGTGTTCTCAGCCGCGGTCCACGCACTGCAGTAA
- a CDS encoding TerC family protein, with amino-acid sequence MLEVPLWLWGAFAATVVVSLAVDLLAHRTAHVIGFKEAAAWSGLWVGLALIFAGVVFLVLGTTAGTEYTTAWLLEKSLSVDNLFVFAVIFAYFKVPRAYQHRVLFFGVMGALVFRGIFLSLGVAVVSRFTAVLFAFAAILFYSTYKLLKNEEDSFDPGKSFALRLLRKVIPVRDEYAGMKFFVKEAGKRVATPLLAVVAAIEAADLVFAVDSVPAVLAVSDDAFIVYTSNAFAILGLRALYFLLAGLLDRFHYLNKGLAIILSFIGVKLILQASHKMISSSIPEIPSPISLAVIVVVLAASVVFSLRRPAPGHPAPAAQQENAPSPPDAATEAPALDKGTHAEREQRRDDPL; translated from the coding sequence GTGCTTGAGGTCCCGCTCTGGCTGTGGGGAGCGTTCGCCGCGACGGTGGTGGTGTCGCTGGCGGTGGACCTGCTGGCCCACCGCACCGCGCACGTGATCGGCTTCAAGGAGGCCGCCGCCTGGAGCGGCCTGTGGGTGGGTCTCGCCCTGATCTTCGCGGGCGTCGTCTTCCTCGTGCTGGGCACGACGGCCGGCACCGAGTACACCACCGCGTGGCTGCTGGAGAAGAGCCTGTCGGTGGACAACCTCTTCGTCTTCGCGGTGATCTTCGCCTACTTCAAGGTGCCCCGCGCCTACCAGCACCGCGTGCTGTTCTTCGGCGTGATGGGCGCCCTGGTCTTCCGAGGGATCTTCCTCTCCCTCGGTGTCGCCGTCGTCAGCCGCTTCACCGCGGTGCTGTTCGCCTTCGCCGCCATCCTCTTCTACAGCACCTACAAGCTCCTCAAGAACGAGGAGGACAGCTTCGACCCCGGCAAGAGCTTCGCCCTGCGACTCCTCCGCAAGGTCATCCCGGTCCGGGACGAGTACGCGGGCATGAAGTTCTTCGTCAAGGAGGCCGGCAAACGCGTGGCCACCCCGCTCCTCGCGGTCGTCGCCGCGATCGAGGCCGCCGACCTGGTCTTCGCCGTCGACAGCGTCCCGGCCGTCCTCGCCGTCAGCGACGACGCGTTCATCGTCTACACCAGCAACGCGTTCGCGATCCTGGGCCTGCGTGCCCTGTACTTCCTGCTCGCGGGCCTGCTCGACCGATTCCACTACCTGAACAAGGGACTCGCGATCATCCTGTCCTTCATCGGCGTCAAGCTCATCCTCCAGGCGTCCCACAAGATGATCAGCTCCAGCATCCCGGAAATCCCCTCGCCGATCAGTCTGGCGGTCATCGTTGTCGTGCTGGCCGCATCCGTCGTATTCAGCCTGCGACGACCCGCCCCGGGCCACCCTGCACCCGCCGCTCAGCAGGAAAACGCCCCCTCCCCGCCGGATGCGGCAACCGAGGCGCCCGCGCTCGACAAGGGCACGCATGCCGAGCGGGAACAGCGACGGGATGATCCACTCTGA
- a CDS encoding TetR/AcrR family transcriptional regulator → MPPKRRYVSPLREQAAARTHALILEHATKLFAERGYGRVTVADIASAAGVASKTVFASVGSKSDILDRIVDQGVNASGYDRAMKDLLELRTPEAVLKALAHGTRLGNEGQFAVHEAIRKALPVHENGEELWERATAAYRDALRTAARHLHTLTPPPSHSVKETGDLLWYWFGPTGWRTLVVENGWSWDRAEEVLHGTAVATLR, encoded by the coding sequence ATGCCTCCCAAGCGCCGTTACGTCTCTCCGCTGCGCGAACAGGCCGCCGCACGGACGCACGCGCTGATCCTCGAACACGCCACGAAGCTGTTCGCCGAGCGCGGCTACGGCCGGGTCACCGTCGCCGACATCGCCTCGGCGGCAGGTGTCGCCTCGAAGACCGTCTTCGCGAGCGTCGGGAGCAAGAGCGACATCCTGGACCGGATCGTCGACCAGGGCGTCAACGCCTCCGGCTACGACCGGGCCATGAAGGATCTGCTCGAACTACGGACCCCGGAGGCGGTGCTCAAGGCCCTGGCCCACGGGACGCGCCTGGGCAACGAGGGGCAGTTCGCGGTGCACGAGGCGATCCGCAAGGCGTTGCCCGTCCACGAGAACGGCGAAGAGCTGTGGGAGCGCGCGACCGCCGCGTACCGGGACGCCCTCCGTACCGCCGCCCGCCATCTGCACACCCTGACTCCGCCGCCGTCCCACTCGGTGAAGGAAACCGGCGACCTCCTCTGGTACTGGTTCGGCCCCACCGGCTGGCGAACACTCGTGGTCGAGAACGGCTGGTCGTGGGACCGCGCCGAGGAGGTCCTCCACGGCACGGCGGTCGCCACACTTCGCTGA